From the genome of Buchnera aphidicola (Therioaphis trifolii):
ATCGGTACAGCAAAAATATTAAATATTATGAATTCTGATAATAATAAAAAAATTTTTTTTCAAGTGAATGATTCTAAAATAATGAAATATATTTTTTTTAAAGGGTTTATTTCAATTGATGGTATTAGTTTAACTATAGGTAATGTATTAAAAAATGGTTTTTATATATCTTTTATTCCAGAAACAATAATGTCTACAAATATAAAATTAAAAAATATAGGTGATATTGTAAATATAGAAATAGATTATTATACACAAATTATTATTGATAAATTAGAATCATATATTAATATAAATACATTAAAAAAATAAATATAATAACATTTAATATAAATTTAAATGATGTTAATAAAATATATATTTTATTTTTTTTATACATTAGGTTATATAATATTTTATGAATAAAAATAATTTATTAGATGAATTAGAATTACGAGGATTCATTTCTAAGATTAGTAATATATCAGATTTAAAAAAAAATATTAATCATTCTTATATTTCTGTATATTGTGGATTTGATCCTACATCAAATAGTTTACATGTGGGTCATCTTTTACCATTATTTTGTTTACAATGGTTTCAACATTATGGACATAAATTATTTATTTTAGTAGGATATGCTACTAGTTTAATTGGAGATCCTTCATTTAAAAAAGAAGAACGTTTAATTAATATTTCAAATAATTTTTTATTTTGGACTCAAGATATTATTAATCAAATTAAAAAATTTTTTAAACAAAATAATTTAAATTCGCCAATTATTTTAAATAATTATGATTGGTTTAAAGAGATAAAAATAATTCCATTTTTAAGAAATATTGGAAAATTATTTTCTATTAATACTATGATTAATAAAAAATCTGTTAAAAATAGAATTAATAGAATTGAAAAAGGTATATCATTTACAGAATTTTCATATAGTTTACTTCAAGCATATGATTTTTTACAATTATATCAAAAATATAAAGTAATTTTACAAATTGGTGGATCTGATCAATGGGGAAATATTGTTTCTGGAATTGATTTAATACGTAAAATACATCATAAGCAAGTATTTGGATTGACTGTACCTTTATTAATTCAAGAAAATGGAATTAAATTTGGAAAAACAGAAAATAATAAAACTATTTGGTTAAATAGTAAACGTACTAGTCCTTATTCTTTTTATCAATTTTGGTTAAATATCAATGATAATCAAGTATATAAATTTTTAAAATTATTTACTTTTTTTAGTTTATCTAAAATTAATGAAATAAAGAATTCTAATACTAATATTCGAAATGTTAAATTAATTCTTGCGGATTATATTACAAATATTGTTCATGGAAAAAAAAAATTACATGCTGCTAAAAGAATTACTGAAAATTTATTTTATGGAAATATTTTTAATTTAAAGAAATCAGATTTTTATCAACTAAAACAAGATGGTATGTTTAGTATTAAAGTATCTGAATTAGAAGATTTAAAGCAAGTATTGGTAAATTCAAAATTGTCATTATCACGTAGTGATGCTCATCGTTTAATTTTAAATAATGCAATTAAAATTAATAATCGTAAAGAAAAAAATCCAAATTATAAGTTTTTAAATTCAGATAAATTATTTGAAAAATTTACTATATTATCAAAAGGAAAAAAAAATCATTTATTATTATGTTGGTAAAATTAAATTTTATTAATTTTATTTACATTTTTAATATAAAAACTACTTCCACATCCACAATATTCATTAATTTGTGGATTATTAAATTGAATATTCATATTAATTCCATCAGTTGTAATAAAATCTATTATTGTACCATCTATGAATGGCATATCTGTTATTGGAATATATATTTTAATATTATTTTTTATATATATATAAGATTTATTTATTTCTTTTTGATTATTAATATTAATTAATAATAAATTATATTTAAATCCTGCACATCCAGATTTTTTTATATTAATTTTTATTCCTATAGTATTTTTATTTTTATGTATTAAGTTTGTAAAATATTTTTGCGCTAATTTAGTTAATTTTATTCCAATCCATTTTTTAGAATTCATATGTTATTAAATATATTAAATATTATATTTTAATTTGTATTTATTGTATCAAAAAATTATTTTTATATCAAAAATATATTTTTTAATATAAATATTTTTTATTTTAAAGTATTTTTATTAAAATAATTATTCAATTTCATTATATATATTTAAATATATTAATATTTATTAATTTTAAAATAAATATTAAATTAAAATAAGGAAATTTATATGAAAAAAACAGATGAACTTCGTACATTACATATTGATCCCTTGGTTACTCCTTCGGATTTAGCAAAACGTTATCCTTTAACATCAAATATTATTGATAATGTTATATTAACAAGAAATCATATTGCTAATATTCTTACTGGTAAAGATAAACGTTTATTAGTTATAATTGGTCCTTGTTCAGTACATGATCCAGATGCTGCTGTAGAATATGCAAGTCAATTATATACATTACGTAAAAAATATTCTTTTCAACTTGAAATTATTATGCGTACATATTTTGAAAAACCTAGAACTGTAGTTGGGTGGAAAGGATTAATTTCTGATCCTGATCTTGATAATAGTTTTAAAGTTAATCATGGACTTTCTGTAGCACGTAAATTACTTTTAGATATTAATAAAATAGGTATGCCAGCTGCTACAGAATTTTTAGATATTGTTATTGGTCAATTTATAGCAGATTTAATTAGTTGGGGTGCAATTGGCGCAAGAACTACTGAGAGTCAAATTCATAGGGAAATGGCATCTTCTCTTTCTTGTCCAGTGGGTTTTAAAAATGGAACAGATGGTAATATTAATATTGCTATTGATGCAATTCGTGCTGCTCAATCAAAGCATGTATTTTTTGCACCAAATAAAGATGGTCAAATGACTATTAATTATACTAGTGGAAATCCCTTTGCGCATATTATTATGCGAGGTGGAAAAAATCCTAATTATCATGCTTATGATATTAAAAAAGCAGTAAAAAAATTAAAAAAATTTCAATTACCTGAATATTTAATGATTGATTTTAGTCATGGAAATTGTTTAAAACAACATAAAATGCAATGTCATGTTGCTGATTCAATTTGTAAACAAATTATAGATGGTACAAAAAATATTTCTGGTGTTATGATTGAAAGTTTTTTAAAAGAAGGATCTCAAAATGTTGTTCCTAAAAAAGATTTAATATATGGTAAATCCATTACTGATCCATGTTTAGGGTGGGAAGATACTAAATTAATTCTTGAACAGTTAGCTAAAGCTATTAATTATCGTTTATAAGTAAAAGACCAGTCAAAATGACTGGTGTTTTTTGTTTTTTTATTATTAATTTAATAATATATATTTAATTTAAAATGTATTACAATATTCTTATATAATTAATAAAATATGTTTAATTTTTTTTAAAAGGGTTTATAATGCCTATTATTACATTACCTAATGGAAAAAAAAAAATATATAAAAATGCAATTTCATTAGTAAAAGTAGTAGAGGATATTAAAATAGGATTTTCTAAATTTGTTGTTGGATCGATTATTAATGGAAAATTTGTTGATATAAATTTTCATATAAATAAAAATTGTCATATTGATATTTTAACTAAATATGATATTAGATCAATTAATTTATTTTCTTATTCATGTATGCAATTATTATCTTATTCATTAAAAAAAGTATGGAAAACATCAAAACTTGGAATTGGTAATATTAATAAAAATATATTTTATTGTGATATTGATCTTAATTATAAATTAAATAAACATGATATTATAATTTTAGAAAATGTGATGAAAAAATTAATTAAAAAAAAATATAATATTATATTTAATAATATTTTATTTTCTGAATTAAAAAATATATTTTTATCTCAAAATGAATTATATAAATTATATTATATCAAGAAAAAATTTTTTAATAATAAATATGTACCTATTTATTTACATGAAAATTTTTTAGATATATATTTAGGACCCCAAATTCCTAATATAAATTTTTGTTTACATTTTAAATTAAAAAATATTAAAATAATATCTCGAGAATATGGTAGTTTAAATACAATATTTCAACGTATTTATGGTCAGGTATGGTTAAATAAAGAAATGATGTTAAGTGATTTAAATAAATTAAAAATTACAATGAAAAAAGATCATAGAAATCTTAATAAAAAAATGAATTTATATCATAAAGAAAAAGAATCTCCAGGTATGATATTTTGGCATCACAATGGATCTATTATATTTAGAGAGTTAGAAAATTTTATTCGTGTTCAATTAAGAAAATGGAATTATGAAGAAGTAAAAACGCCATTTATGTTAAATCAATCATTATGGAAACAAAGTGGTCATTTAGAAAATTTTTATTCTTCAATATTTTTTACAAAATCTGAAAATCAAATATATTGTATTAAACCAATGAATTGTCCTGCGCATATAAAAATATTTAATAAATATTTACGATCATATAAAGATCTTCCATTACGTATAGCAGAATTTGGCATTTGTCATCGTAATGAAACATCTGGTTCATTATATGGTTTACTTAGATTAAATAGTTTTACACAAGATGATGCACATATATTTTGTACTGAATATCAAGTTCAATCTGAAATTATGAATTGTATTAAAATAATTATGGATTCTTATAAGATTTTTGGATTTAAAAATATTCATGTAAAGTTTTCAACTCGTCCTAGAAAACGAATTGGAAGTAATATTATTTGGGATAAAGCAGAATTAAGTTTAAAAAATGCATTAATTGATAGCAATATTATTTTTAAATGTCAAAAAGGTGAGGGTGCATTTTATGGACCAAAAATTGAATTTATCTTAGAAGATTGTTTAAATAGATTATGGCAATGTGGAACAATACAACTTGATTTTTATTTACCAGATCGTTTTGGATCATATTATATTGATAAAAATAATAATCGTAAAATGCCAATTATGATTCATCGTGCAATATTAGGTTCAATAGAACGATTTATTGGAATTTTATTAGAAGAATATTCAGGTAATTTACCAGTTTGGTTATCTCCTATTCAGGTTATCATTATTAATGTAAATAGTAATCATAATCAATATGTTATAAATTTATTTAAGAAATTATTTCAATTAAATATTAGAGTAAAATATGATATAAAAAATGAAAAAATTAATTCTAAAATAAGAAAATATATTATTTTAAAAATTCCATATATATTAATTTGTGGAGATAAAGAAATTAATATTAAAAAAGTTAGTGTACGTAATAGAAATAATAATGTTACTAAAATTATGAGTATTGATAATTTTATAAGAAAAATAAAATATGAAATAAAATACCATATTTTATAATTTTTTTTGGAGGAATAAAGTATTAAATATAGTAAACGTATTTATTCAATTAAACATAATCGTATTAACGATGAAATTAAATCAAATGAAATTAGATTAATTGGTGTAAATAATGAATTAATTGGAATTGTAAATTTAAATCAAGGCTTACAATATGCAAAAAAACTAAAATTAGATTTAGTAGAAATTAGTCCTAATGCAAATCCTATAGTATGTCGTATAATGGATTATGGAAAATTTTTATATAAAAAAAGTAAAAATCTTAAAGAACAAAAAAAAAAACAAAAAATTATACAAATTAAAGAAGTTAAGTTTCGACCTAATACTGATATAGGGGATTATCAAGTTAAATTAAAACATTTAAATCGATTTTTAATGCAGGGACATAAAGTAAAAATTACTTTAAGATTCCGAGGAAGAGAAATGGCGTATAAAAATCTTGGAATTGTAATGTTGAAAAGAATTCGGGATGATTTAAGTATTATATCATTTGTAGAATCATTCCCTTTAAAAATTGAAGGTCGTCAAATGATTATGATTTTATCTCCTAAAAAAAAATAATTTTTTATCATTTTTTAATTTATATGGTAATTTTATGCCTAAAATGAAGACATTAAAAAGTGCTGTAAAACGTTTTAGAAGTACATCTTCTGGAGAATTTAAAAAAAAAAAATCTAATTTAAGACATATTTTAACTAAAAAAACATCTCATCGAAAAAGACATCTTAGATCAAAAAATTTAGTTTCAAAATCAGATAAAAATCATGTTCGATTTTTTTTTCCATATATTTAATTTATTATTCATATAATTATTATAATGATATGAAATATTTTTATTAAGAGGTTGAAATGGCTCGTGTAAAACGGGGTGTAGTTGCTCATAAAAAACATAAAAAAATTTTGAAACAAGCAAAAGGATATTATGGAGCTCGATCACGTGTTTATCGTGTTGCAAAACAAGCTGTAATTAAATCTGGACAATATGCATATCGTGATAGAAGACAAAAAAAAAGACAATTTAGAAAATTATGGATTTCTCGTATTAATGCTGCTGTTCGTTTACATGATATTTCATATAGTAATTTTATATTTGGTTTAAAAAAAAATAATATTCAAATTAATCGTAAAATATTATCAAATTTAGCTATTATGGATAATAATTCTTTTTCTTTTTTAGTAAAAAATATAAAAAATAGTATAAAATAATTTTTTTATTTTTTAATATAAAAATATATTTTAATATAAGCTTCCTTTTTTTGGGAGCTTTTATTAGATAAAATATTTAGGTATAATTTTGAATAAATTAAAAATTTATTTTGATAAAATTCAATTTTTAAAAAATTTTGAATTAGAATTAAAACTTATTAAAACAAAAAATCAATTAAATATTTTAAAAATTAAATATCTTGGAAAAAAGGGTTTAATTTCAAATTATATTAAAGAATTTAAGATTTTAGAATTAGAAAAACGTAAATATTTTTTAAAAAAAATTAATTATGTAAAAAAATATATTAAAAATATTTTTGATAATGAAAGAATAAAATTTGATAATTTAGAGATAAATAAAAAAAATCGTTTTAAACAAATAGATATATCTTTGCCAGGACGTAAAAAAAAATTAGGTGCTATTCATCCTATTACAAGTTTTATTTATTATATTGAATCAATATTTTCTAAATTTGGTTTTAATATTATAAAAAATGGATTTGAAATAGAGCATCAATATTATAATTTTGATGCTTTAAATATACCTATTTCTCATCCTGCTCGTAATATGCAGGATACTTTTTGGTTTAATTCAGATTTTTTATTAAGAACTCAAACTTCAAATATGCAAATTCATGAAATAAAAAAAAAAAAATTACCAATTAAAATTATTGTTCCTGGAAAAGTATATCGTAAAGATTATGATCAAACTCATAGTCCAATGTTTTATCAAATTGAGGGTTTAATAATTGATAAAAATATTAATTTTTCACACTTAAAATGGATTATTAATATATTTTTAGATATTTTTTTTAATAAAAAAATGAAAATAAGATTTCGATCTTCTTATTTTCCTTTTACTATATTATCTTCTGAAGTAGATGTTATGGATGAAAATAATACTTGGTTAGAAATATTAGGATGTGGTATGGTTCATCCTAATATTTTAAAACGATTTAATATTGATATTAATATATATTCTGGTTTTGCATTTGGTATGGGAGTAGAAAGAATGATTATGTTATATTATGGAATAAATGATTTACGTTTATTTTTAAAAAATGATTTACGATTTTTAAAACAATTTAAAAAAAATAGGTATTTTTAATGAAATTAAGTGAACATTCTTTAAGAAATTGGATTGATACAAAATTATCTATTGAGGTGATTTGTGAACAAATTACTAATTCTGGATTAGAAGTTGAAGAAATTAAACTTAATATTAATAATTTTAAAAATATTTTTATTGGTGAAGTTATTTCATTTAAAATACATCCATATAATGATAATTTATTAGTTTTAAAGGTTAATATTGGAAAAAAAATAATAAATATCATAAATAATAAAAATTATATTCAAAAAAATATAAAAGTATTAGTTGCTTGTATTGGTTCAGAAATTATTTATAATAAAAAAATTATATCATTAAATATTAAAGGAATAATATCTGAAGGTAAATTATGCACATTTCATGATATAGGAATATTTAATAAAATAAATAAAATTATTAAATTACCTTTTTTTGCTCCAATTGGAATAGAGTTAAAAGATTTTAATTTTTATAAAGATAAAATAATTAAAATTAATACGACTTTTAATAGAACTGATACATTTGGTGCTTTTGGAATTGCTAGAGAAGTAGCTATTTTAAATAATTTAGAATTTCCTAAATTAAAAAATATTAAAATACCAATTAATTTTAAAAAAGATATTAAAATTTTGATAAATAAAAATATAAATTATAACTGTTTTGGTAGAATTATTAAAAATATTAATTTAAAAACAAAAACTCCAATATGGATTAAAGAAAAATTAAGAAAATATCATATTAATAATGTTAATATTGTTGTTGATATTATTAATTATATATTTATAGAATTAGGACAATCTTTATATACGTTTAGTTTTTTAAATGATTTTGATAATATCAATGTATGTTTTTTAAAATCTCATATAATTTTAAAGAATAATAAAGATATTTATTTAAATGATAAAATATTAATTTTAAAAAATAAAAATAAAATTTTATCATTATTGGGTAATATAGATTATAATTTGTTTCCTATAAATATTAATGAAAATAATTTATTTCTTGGTTCATTTTTTATTGATCCTAATATTTTAAATAATTCTATTTATCAATTTAAAATTAATAATAAAATAAAATTAAATGATTATTTTGTTGATCCGGAAAATCAACTTAAAGTTATTGAATATGCAACATATTTATTTTTAAAAATTTGTGGTGGTTATACTAGTAATATTACTAATATTCAATCAGAAAAATATTTTAAATATATAAATAGAGAAATAAAATTATATTATAAAAATATAATAAAAATTATAGGATTTAATATTTGTTATTATTTTATTGAAAATATTTTAAAGAAAATAGGATATACTTTTTTTAGAAAGAAAGATTTCTGGATTATTATTCCTCCATCTTGGAGATCTGATTTGTTATTTGAAGAAGATATATTATCTGATATAATGAGAATATATCAATATGATAAAATTATATCTACTCCTTTAATCACTTATAATAATTTTGTTAAAGATGATATTTTAGAAAATTATTTAAAAAGAGTGAAATATACATTAGTTGATTTAGGATATTATGAAGTAATTAATTATAGTTTTATTGATCCTGATATTCAAAAAGTAATTTATCCAAATAAAAAATTTTTATTTTTACAAAATCCTATATCAAAAGATATGTCTTGTATGAGAATTTCACTTTGGCCTGGATTAATTAAAAATTTATTATATCATCAAAATCGTCAATATGAAGAAGTTTGTTTATTTGAAAGTGGTTTATGTTTTTTTCCTATTAAACAAAAAAAAAAATTTGTTAAACAAAATTTGTATTTTTCAGGAATTATTGGAAATTTAAATTATAAATATCACTGGGATGTTTCTGCAAAAAAATTTGATTTTTATGATTTAAAAGGTCATGTAGAATCAATTTTTGATTCTATAGGTTATTTAAAAAGTATTAAATTTAAAAAATCAATTATATCAGGTTTACATATTAGTAATAGTGTTGAAATTTTTTTTAATAATATATTTATTGGTTACATGGGTGAATTAGATCCATTTTTATTAAATTATTTTAATATAAATTATTCAACTTTTTTATTTGAAATATTTTGGTATAAAATACATTTTAAAAGATTAAATTTAATAAATAAAGTATCTGAATTTCCATATAGTAAAAGAGATATTTCAATTATTATTGATGAGAAAATATTAGTTGAAGATATAATTTTATTTTGTAAAAAACAGTTTATTTCAGAAATAGTTAAAATTTATATAATTGATATATATACAGGAAATCCTATCGTAAAAGGAAAAAAAAGTGTTACTTTAACTTTTATTTTTCAAAGTATGTATAAAACATTTAAAGATATAGAAATTGATTATATGATTAATGATTGTGTTAAAAAAATATATTATAAATTTCATGCTATTTTAAGAATGTAATTTTTATATTTTAATAAGATTAATAATTATTAGAAATATATGTTTAATTTTTAATAATAATGTAATTCTATTTTTTTGAATTTCTTGAGAAGTATATTTAATAGAATTTTTATTTAAAAAATTATTTATAAATTTATTAAATTGAAATAATAATTTAAATGCTTGTTTATATTTTCTTTTTTTATTTAATATTTTTAACATACAATCGTTATTGTTCATATTTATAAATAATTGTTTTTCTTCTTCATTTTGAATTAATTGATAATTTAAATGATTATTTTTTTCATTAATTTTTATTTTTTTAAGTAAATTAAATATTCTTTTATATGTAATAATTGTATTTTGAAAATTTATATTATTTTTTATTTTATGAATAGTTTTTAATAATATATCTATGTTTAATAAATTATTTTTATGACATGAAAAAACTGATTTAATAACATTTATTTCATATTTTTTTTTATACCAAATATATAATCGATCTTTTATAAATTTTATAATTTTTTTTAAAATTTCTTTTTTAGGATATAAAAAATAATAAGTATTAATTGATTTTTTAATAATTTTGTAAATATTAATATTAATTTTTTTTTCTATTATAATTCGTATTATTCCAATTGTTAATCTTCTTAAAAAAAATGGATCTTTATTATTTTTAGGGATTTTATTAATTAAAAATAATCCAACTATAGTATCAATTTTTTCAGTAATAGCCAAAGTACAACTTAATATATTTGAAGGTAATGTATCATTTGAAAAATTAGGTTTATATTGTTCTTTTATTGATAAAGCAATATCTTTTGATTCATTATCTTTTAAGGCATAATACATACCAATAATACCTTTTAATTCTGGAAATTCATATGCCATATAAGTATTAAGATCACATTTTGATAAATAAGCTGCTTTTAATGATTCTTTTAAGTTAGATTTTGTATATTTTGAAACATATTTTATTAAATAAATTATTCTTTCTGATTTTTCTAACATAGTTCCTAATTTTTCATGAAAAATAATTTTTTTTAATAGTGGAAAATATTCTTTTAATTTTATTTTATAATCTTGTTTCATAAAAAAGATTATATCTGAAAATTTAGAGTTTAAAATAAATTCATTATCTAATATAATTTTTTCATTATTTTTAGAATTATTATTAGCGACAATAATAAAATAATTAGTTAATTTATTATTATATATATTATATATTGGAAAATATTTTTGTATTGATTTCATAATATATATTATTATTTCTTGTGGAATATTTAAAAAACTTTTTTCAAATTTTGCTAATAATATTTTTGGCCATTCTACTAAACAAGTAATTTCTTCTAATAAATTTTTACAGTATTGAATTTTACCTTTTATTTTAAATATTTTTTTTTGAATTTGATATTTAATTTTTTTTTTTCTAATATTAAATTTTGATATTACTTTACCTTTTTTATATAATAAATTTTCATATTCTTTTGCATGTTTAATTTTAATTTTTTTAAATTTTGTAAATATATTTCCATATAAATATTTTTTAGAAGGAATTCCAAATTGATTAAATTTAATTAATTTATTATCTATTAATATAATAATATTTCGAATTGGTCGAATAAATTGTATATCATATTGATTCCATTTCATTTTTTTTGATGTATATATATTTTTAATAGTAAAAGTAATAATTTTTAATAAAATATTTTTTATAGATATGGTATTTTTTATATTTTCATATAATAACCATTTTCCTTTCTTATTACTTAATATTGTTGTATCTTTTAAATTAATATTAAATTTTTTTAACCATTTCAATGCTGGAGTAGTTATTTTACCATGAATATCAAAAGATTCTTTAATTGAAGGTCCTCGATATTTTTTTTTTTTTATAATTAATGATGTGTTTAATTTTTTGATTATAATTGCAATTCTTCTTGGAGTATCAAATATATTTATTTTATAAAAATGAATTTTATATTTTTCAAGTTGAAATTTAATATTTTCATAAAATTGATTTGCAATATTTCTTATTTGTTTTGATGGAATTTCTTCAATATTTAATTCTACTAAACATGTTTTATAATTCATATTTTATTATATATTATCCTTTTTTTTATAATAATGTATTTTTTTCATTTTGATAATATTTTTTTGCAATTTTTGTTATTATAGATCTAATATTTAAAATATATTTTTGTCGTTCTGTACTAGAAATAATTTGTCTTGAATCTAATAAATTAAAATTATGTGTTGCATATAAAATATGTTCATAAGAGGGTATTATTAAAGGATTTTTTAATGATATTAATCTTTTTGCCTCAAATAAATGTTGGTTAAATAATATTTTTAAAATTTCAATATTTGAATTTTGAAAATTATATAATGATTGCTGAATTTCATTATTTTGAAATAAATCTTTATAGTAAATTGTAAATTTTTTATTTTTATCCCAAATAATATCATATATATTATTTTTATTTTGAATATTCATAGCAATTCTTTCTAATCCATATGTTATTTCTACAGAAATTGGATTACATTTTAATGATCCCATTTTTTGAAAATATGTAAATTGTGTAATTTCTATTCCGTTTAACCATACTTCCCATCCAATTCCCCAAGCACCTAATGTAGGATTTTCCCAATCATCTTCTATAAAACGTATATCATTTAATTGTATATTTATATTAATTTC
Proteins encoded in this window:
- the pheT gene encoding phenylalanine--tRNA ligase subunit beta encodes the protein MKLSEHSLRNWIDTKLSIEVICEQITNSGLEVEEIKLNINNFKNIFIGEVISFKIHPYNDNLLVLKVNIGKKIINIINNKNYIQKNIKVLVACIGSEIIYNKKIISLNIKGIISEGKLCTFHDIGIFNKINKIIKLPFFAPIGIELKDFNFYKDKIIKINTTFNRTDTFGAFGIAREVAILNNLEFPKLKNIKIPINFKKDIKILINKNINYNCFGRIIKNINLKTKTPIWIKEKLRKYHINNVNIVVDIINYIFIELGQSLYTFSFLNDFDNINVCFLKSHIILKNNKDIYLNDKILILKNKNKILSLLGNIDYNLFPININENNLFLGSFFIDPNILNNSIYQFKINNKIKLNDYFVDPENQLKVIEYATYLFLKICGGYTSNITNIQSEKYFKYINREIKLYYKNIIKIIGFNICYYFIENILKKIGYTFFRKKDFWIIIPPSWRSDLLFEEDILSDIMRIYQYDKIISTPLITYNNFVKDDILENYLKRVKYTLVDLGYYEVINYSFIDPDIQKVIYPNKKFLFLQNPISKDMSCMRISLWPGLIKNLLYHQNRQYEEVCLFESGLCFFPIKQKKKFVKQNLYFSGIIGNLNYKYHWDVSAKKFDFYDLKGHVESIFDSIGYLKSIKFKKSIISGLHISNSVEIFFNNIFIGYMGELDPFLLNYFNINYSTFLFEIFWYKIHFKRLNLINKVSEFPYSKRDISIIIDEKILVEDIILFCKKQFISEIVKIYIIDIYTGNPIVKGKKSVTLTFIFQSMYKTFKDIEIDYMINDCVKKIYYKFHAILRM
- the glyS gene encoding glycine--tRNA ligase subunit beta, which codes for MNYKTCLVELNIEEIPSKQIRNIANQFYENIKFQLEKYKIHFYKINIFDTPRRIAIIIKKLNTSLIIKKKKYRGPSIKESFDIHGKITTPALKWLKKFNINLKDTTILSNKKGKWLLYENIKNTISIKNILLKIITFTIKNIYTSKKMKWNQYDIQFIRPIRNIIILIDNKLIKFNQFGIPSKKYLYGNIFTKFKKIKIKHAKEYENLLYKKGKVISKFNIRKKKIKYQIQKKIFKIKGKIQYCKNLLEEITCLVEWPKILLAKFEKSFLNIPQEIIIYIMKSIQKYFPIYNIYNNKLTNYFIIVANNNSKNNEKIILDNEFILNSKFSDIIFFMKQDYKIKLKEYFPLLKKIIFHEKLGTMLEKSERIIYLIKYVSKYTKSNLKESLKAAYLSKCDLNTYMAYEFPELKGIIGMYYALKDNESKDIALSIKEQYKPNFSNDTLPSNILSCTLAITEKIDTIVGLFLINKIPKNNKDPFFLRRLTIGIIRIIIEKKININIYKIIKKSINTYYFLYPKKEILKKIIKFIKDRLYIWYKKKYEINVIKSVFSCHKNNLLNIDILLKTIHKIKNNINFQNTIITYKRIFNLLKKIKINEKNNHLNYQLIQNEEEKQLFINMNNNDCMLKILNKKRKYKQAFKLLFQFNKFINNFLNKNSIKYTSQEIQKNRITLLLKIKHIFLIIINLIKI
- a CDS encoding glycine--tRNA ligase subunit alpha gives rise to the protein MKIENILTCCDLIEKLKKFWSKYGCIIIQPIDIPVGAGTFHQCTFFRSIDPKPLRMAYLQHSRRPTDGRYGNNPNRLQQYYQFQVIMKPAPHNIQKIYLKSLNEININIQLNDIRFIEDDWENPTLGAWGIGWEVWLNGIEITQFTYFQKMGSLKCNPISVEITYGLERIAMNIQNKNNIYDIIWDKNKKFTIYYKDLFQNNEIQQSLYNFQNSNIEILKILFNQHLFEAKRLISLKNPLIIPSYEHILYATHNFNLLDSRQIISSTERQKYILNIRSIITKIAKKYYQNEKNTLL